ACGATGAAAGCTGACTGTATTCAGCATATCTCCCTTCACCCAGACCCCGTCACTATTGAATCCATCCGGGAGGCGGGGCCGAATATCGATCTGACAATGGTATGAAAGCTTTGGAAATGGTTCCGTATTACTAAGCGCAACCACGGTGCAAAGTCCGGGTCGGGCTGCGATCTTTGGACTGAGGACAACAACCGGCCGCCTTTTGACCATCTCTGGCTTTCGAAAGCCGCTATTAAAATCACACAATAAAATGGCCCCTGTGCGGGGATGCTCCTTAATTGGCATCAATGGCCTTTGTTTAGCGCGTCGCGCGCGTTACCCGCAAAAGGGCGTCATAATTGCAGCCTGCATGAAAACTTCTCTGTACTCAGATGAATTGAGTTTTTCAAGGGCCTGCAGACATCGAGCAAAAGCACCTCTCACAAAATCGCCGCAAGCCTGAACGCAGTCTGAACGCACGGTTCCGGGGCCGTTCAGGCGGCATCGCTTAAGGTTCTTTCATAAGGTCAAGCAAACCTTGTGGAGGCCAACATGAAGACCCGTATCGCGCTTTTCGCTCTTTCGCTCATCGCCCTGCCGATCACCGCCGCGCAGACCGCATCCGCCGAGCCCTACGGCGCGCAGATCGCCAGCGACCGGGCGCACATCGCGCACCATCGCCACCAGATCCAGAAGGACAAGCAGGAGCGCGCCTATTATGCCGGGCGGCAGGCGCAGGCCGCGCGCGACGGCAATTACGGCGCGGCGCGCTACTTCGGCTACAAGAAGCGGCAGGAGCAGGCGCAGATTCACGAACAGCGGCAGAAGCTGCGGCGCGACCGCGCGGAGCTTCGCCACGACCGCTATTGGCGCAATCACTACTAATCGCGCCGTGACCGCAGCTCATTGCGAGCAAGGTCCGAGATGGCCGGGAGAAATCCCGGCCATCTTGTTGTCTTCTATCGGCGATCGCCGGCGGCGCCGTAAATTCTCAGCTTACGCTGCGCTGCCACCAGCCCTTTTTCGGCGGACCGGTGCGCACGGGCTTCGGCTTGGGTTCCGGTGCGGGCGGCGGAAGGATGGCGATCTCGGCCTCGGGCTTCGCCTGCTCCGCGACCGGGGCTTCGTCTGTCTTCGCCTGCGCGGCTTCGGCCTCGTCTGCTTTCGGCGTCTGAGGCGCGGCAGCGTCCGTGGTCGGCTCGGGCTTCGCTTCTGCTTCGACGGCAGGCTGAACGCTCGAAACCTCGGCCACGGGCTCCGGTTCGACCGGGGCCTCGCCAGCGGTCGCGTGGTCGTCACCGGAGGCGGCCTGAGCGGGCTGCGGCTCGATTTCAACCTTTGCCGGGGCTTCGGCGGGCTCGGCCACGGTGGATTGATCCGGCTGCGGCACAGCTTCGGCGACGGCCTCCGCCCTAACGGGCTCCACCGCTCCCGATTGCCCCACGGGAAGCCCATGCTCGAAGTCGATTTCGGGCTGCTCGCCAAGTCCGGGGATCTCGCCGGGCTGGCCGGCGAAGTCCTCACGGTGACGCCGGCCACCGCGACGGCCTCGGCGCCGGTTGCGGCGGAACTGGCCTTCCTGACGTCCTTCGGCGCTTTCCCGGATATCCTCGCCATTGGCGGCGGCAACGGCTTGCGCCCCTGCTTCAGTCACGCCGCTGTCCGTATCGTCGTCATCTTCATCGTCGTCGTCGGAGCCATTGGACTGCGCGACGGCATGGCCGTTCGGAAGCGATTCATCAGAGGCGGACTCTCCCCGGCCGCGCCGACGGCGGCGCTTGCGTCGGGATGAGCGCTTCTCGCCTTCGCCTTCAGCCGCGGGAGCCGAGGCCGACGGCACCGCCGCCGCTTCCTCGTCATCTTCCGCCTGCGCGAGCGAGGCGGTTTCCATGTGAACGACGCGCGTGTCGCCCACGACCGGCGGCACGGCTTCGGCACCACGTTCGAGCACGAAATGCGCCCCATGCGCCTTGTCGTCCGGCTGAAGGACGATCGTCACGCCGTAGCGAAGTTCGATATCGCGGAGGTAGGAGCGCTTGTTGTTGAGGATGTAAAGCGCGGCTTCGGTCGACGCGGTCAAGGTGATGTTGGCCGGGCCCTGCGTCCGCAGGTGATCCTCGATCGAACGCAGGATCATCAGCGCAACGGACTCCGTCGAACGGATATGGCCGACGCCCTGGCAGACCGGGCACGGCACTGTCGATACTTCGACAACGCCTTGGCGCAGCCGCTGACGCGACATTTCCAGAAGGCCGAAATGGCTGATATGACCGACCTGAATGCGGGCGCGGTCGTGGCGCAGGCTTTCCTTCAGCCTGCGTTCGACGGAGCGGTTGTTGCGCCGCTCGTCCATGTCGATGAAGT
This genomic window from Rhodomicrobium lacus contains:
- a CDS encoding type II toxin-antitoxin system PemK/MazF family toxin; this encodes MPIKEHPRTGAILLCDFNSGFRKPEMVKRRPVVVLSPKIAARPGLCTVVALSNTEPFPKLSYHCQIDIRPRLPDGFNSDGVWVKGDMLNTVSFHRLDFIRVGKAESGKRLYYYDALGDAEMRKVRECVLSGLGLSTLTKHLP